The genomic interval ACTATTCAATAATAGTACTCGCATTTGGTCATGCACTTTGAGCAAGTGGATGCTTGAAGATTTTACTACCACTCTCCAACCTCATTTATCAATATGAATGGATCGTTACTTCTTAGATGTAATGAACATTCTGAATAAAATCGATGGATGCAGCTTATGTGCAACTACTATACTCTAAGGCAGGACGGTTCCAAGGCCTTCCCCAGATTTTGGAACATTCAGGTAAACAGTCTCTTGCTCTGTGGAGGGTTTCTGTCTCATTATTGTTATCTGTTGAAGGGAAAGATTAAATAGTTATGGTGTGTAAAAAATTCAGGGCTCACAGGAGGGGAAGAGCTGGACGAATTTGTGGGTCCATGAAAACGATCGGAGTGTATGTAAACCTGGTCAGTTTGCCTCTTGGCCGATAGTTGGCCCCAACGCTCTGCTTCCCTTCAGGTATTTCCGGGTAGTTCTCACTGGACCCACCACCGATGCAACCAATCCCTGGAATTTCTGCATTTGTTACTTGGAGCTCTATGGCTACTTCCTCTGAAACGCTTTTGGTTATGCCAAAACACACCATACTTCCCCAAAATACATACGATTCACCTCCTCGTGTACATTATGGTTTGCTTAAGTCATGGAAGAGAAATCAAGTTTCACAATTtaattgtagtttttttttttatttcatcatttaaatttgattacaAGAGAATTAGTTATAGAAGTTGCCCTTCTTCGCCGCGTCTTTTAAGAAAATAGCTGGAGAAGAAACTTCGATTTTCAATAACAATGAAGGtaaattaaattgataaattttatattcaattgATAGCAATAAATCACGCAAATatgtaaattgaaatatttattttaaagtttcGATAACTTACCTTATATATGAGTTAATGTTAACTGCACTGAGTCAATTGTATTCTCTCTTATTGATATCGAAAATAAGGATAAATAgtgattttttaattgaattggttcaattttataagaaaattgaaATCGGTGGATTTTGAAAAGATTATGCAAATGGATAAGTTGTGTCAGCATGATATGACTTTACGGTAAAGAAGTTGTACATGCATGAAACAAGTTTGGATTTTTGGAAGTTTGGATTTCTGGAAGTTAAGTCATGCTTTGACATGACTTTAGTGTGGAAGGAGATTTAGTATGGAAGGAGAAGTCGTGTTTGATCCACatgactttttttattaattcgATAAAATGGAATGATATCGTAGATGTTAATCGATATTTGTTTGCTTTTATATGAGATTGTGTTATGTTGGTAtaacttttgtttttatattaaactAAAGTTGTGATATGTTTACACGACTTTTATACGAgattattaatgttaatattaatacatacggttttataatatatatgttgTTTATATAAGGTGGTCTTGTAAATGGTAAAAAATGCAACATCCACTTATTGAGTATAATGAGTTTAATAAGGAAGACCTTTGATCAACAATAGTCCAAACATGTTCTTAATGAAATCAAACTTACATCCAATcttaacaacattttttatcttATACTAATGACAATTTTTGCGGTTTTAGTGGTCTCTTTCTAGTAGAAACGACATTGCTCCCTTAATCATTGTTGAAGCTTCTCCTATTATTAAGGTAGTAATTCATCTTATCTATTTTGCCACCAATGAATTTCATCAAGTTGATTGGGTAATGCGACAATTTGGGTTTCAATAAGGTACGATCCATTAAACTTATATTAGCTGTATAAAGAATATGAAAagtaaaacaaacaaatattgacCAGAATTCCATCAAAGGTGGATAGTAATGTGGACTGATCAACACAATGTCTCACTGaaagtatttaatttattgGTAATGGTCATTTGTGTGACACAACAACATAAAGACAATGTTACATTGATCATACTATTTGGTACATATCGCTTCTAGAACCGACATCTGACAACAATGTAACTTCACTTCATTTTACTTTTCATGATGTAATTTTATGGAATTGGAAATTCATAAGCGAAAAAATGCATTTTGGAATGTGATGCTCCAAAAGGGAAAGTTGTCTTCTGGGAATGGGGTTTCCAGAAGCGAAAAAATCCATTCCATATGCTCCATAATTCAAAGTTGTTTCCCATAATAGACATTCTGGAAGAGTAAAAACCATCCCAAgatcattttctttatttcatgtttttgatggggtgcaggaagaaacatccCAAAAAATGTCTAAAGGTCCGAGCCCAATAGGAAGGAAATGGATGAGTGTAAGTGTGACATAACAAGTAACAAACTATTTGTTTTTGCACCTCCCTAGCTCTTCCTAGCACCCCATAAATtggaaaaaatcattttatccttaaaaaaatgCTTTTCGGACTAGAACGAGAGAACAACACGCCCATAAACttttcttattccaaaaatacccttttcaatatttcggattacataatccagaagtctttttttagattcaaaattagctttcagattatgtaatccggaagtcttttatgattagcttccggattacataatctggaagtcttttccatacataagattagcttccgaattatgtaatctggaagttttttctaaatatgaatttgacttccgaattatgtaatccggaatttatccagattacataatccatagacttattatttcaaattcaagggggtgaaaaaaaaggataaaatggtattttcatatttagtatcGGGTGGCACATGAAGGTATGGAgggtaggaagaaagagtccgaGAGAACACATCTGTGGGCCGGCAGCGGGCCCAGAGCGGGCCCAGAGCTACCTTTACTGGTGGAGATCAAAGCATGAAACCCAGACGCAGTGGAAGTTATGAAGCAGAGGGATTTCCTCACTCTGCTGCTTAACAAGTGAAAGCGAAAGCGAAGCATGCATATGCATAGATTCAGAGCAAGGGTTTTTCTGCGCTCAATTTCACTTTGTAAATCTAAGTGGCATCAACATCATGTACATCTTTTTCcgccatttttattttttctctttccaATTCTAACCTAACCAAACGCTTCTTTCCGCTTATTCAATTGTAGGGTGCTCAATTTCTCTTCTCTCAAAATCGCACCTCCACAACAGGTATGTATTCTCCATTTCACCACTATCTTCATTTATTTAAGATACATAGCTTTTCTGTTCACATAGCAGTTCAATTGCAGCTCAATCACTTTTTTTTACGTATCTTTTCATAAATGTTGCACTTGTATATCTTCATAATTTGTCACTCGATAAATTTCATTCGCCTAACACGTGGTATCGTAGTATATAACAAAATGCAGGTCCAAAATTTATGGAATTTGCAGCAGAACCATCTATGCAGTTGCAAGTTCTTAAGGCACTCTGCTCGGGTCAGAGAAAGAAGGCTTCGGACTTACTTTTGGATTTTGGTTCCAGAACCCAGTCATTAACAGCTGAcgattttcttcatatttttaagttttgtgCACGCTCTCCTGATCCAGTGGTATGCTATTTCCTAAATAACCAATTCTTTATTTCTGGATTCCTAAtactaaaatttcatttttttattcccCTGCcgctttttattttatctttttgcAAAATCAACATGTTAAAGTTTGCTTTAAGCATTTCTTTATAAATGTATGAGACCAAATATGATTCTAACTAGAGTTCTAGTATTTATATATATCCTTAACACTTCCACAACTTGATCCAATCCCGATTCTCGTCAATGTATCATTAGCTTCTACCTGCACTATTACTGAAAGTCTCTGTCATGTGAAATTAGCTAATAACAAATGTATGTGTTCTCCTGTGTGAGTTGGATGCACACTTTCCTTGAAAGTCTCTGACCATGAGTTATGGTAGAACCTTTTGTGAATGTCAAATTTATTCCttcacttttttatattttgcagTTTGTAATGGAGATTTGGAGATTCATGGAGTTAAAAGGTGTTAGAATGAACGATACATGCTCATCTCTTATGATGCAGGCCCTTTGTAAAGGGGGTTACTTGGAGGAGGTAATATTAGTTTTATTCATGAAATATATTTAGTAAAATTTCCCTTCATGCTCCTTTTCTTCTTGGGTGTCGTATTGTGTAAAGGGGTTATGCTAAGGGCATTGATTTTGGATTAACCCACTACATTTTCagggtttttttagaaaaaaaaagtttttctttctttctgaaAATACAATTCCATATGATATATGGATGCTTTATCATGACATTAAATTGTATGTCAAATGATGTATATGAGGCAGTTATTAGTAAATCAGCTTCATCTTAGCTGcgagagttttatttttttctcatgtCTACCTGTTGTATTATGTTCAGGCCTTTGATATCATGGATTTTCTTGGAGGAAGTCAATGTCTCTATCCAGTTCTCCCACTTTACAATAGTCTCTTAGGATCCTGCTCGAAAATGCAGAGTCTAATTCTAGCAAACAAATGTTTGGACTTAATGGAAAAGAAGATGGTAGGGAAGAGTGAAGTTACATACACTGAGCTTCTCAAGGTGCGCAAACATAAAGTGCTAGCATCATTCTATTATAGTTGtgaatagaaaagaaatttACTCTTTTTGAGAAAAGTATTGTCTGTTTAGCTGTTAAAGTTGTTTTATTTGACAGATTATTGAGTCCGAAAGCATTTATATGTAGATATGTGATTCAAGGTGAACCACTTGATCTGGACTAAAGAGAATCTTCTTGATTTGATAGTATTAGTTACAAAACGTGCTAGTTTGCACCAGGACCTGTTCTTCTCTGGTTTAATGTGCTtgaatgttttctctttttttcataGGACATCTATCACTGAACTTACCCTGTTTCTCAGCTTGCAGTTTTGCTGAAAGACTTGCCAGCAGCCCATCTTGTTTGGCAGGAGTATGTGAAAAACTATAGCATGAGTATCATTGCTCTGCGTAGATTCATTTGGTCATTTACAAGGTTAGGAGATTTAGAATCTGCTTGTAAAACTCTACAACAAATGGTGTCATTAGCGGTCAGGGGAAACATTTCTATTGCTAAAACAGTTTATGGGAAGTTGTATTCTACTAGAATGGACATCCCTGTGCCTTCAAATAAGGGGCTAGGCTTAACCATATCAGACTTTAAGGAGATAAAAAAATTGGACTCTTGTATGAGTGCTGAATTAGATGGGCTGAATGGAGAAGAACACTCACTACTTGTGAAGGCGTTGAGGTGGTCCTTTAATGACATAATACACGGGTGTGCAAACCAAAAGAATTATATACTTGCAAGGAAGCTTATCTTACAGGTATATATTTCACTGAGCTTTTACATGTTCCGTAATGCTCCATCTAACACAGGTCATgtagattaaaatatttttctcctAGATTTTGTAATTGAAAAAGGTTATGAAGCAATGACACCTCTCCTCTTTGAAATGTCTCATGTTTCCGACATGGACCCTAAAACCTTCCTGACACCTGTTAAACATGTGCAGTTTTGTATTTATCAGTTTGTGCTTCATAGGTGAAAGGTTCTCTACATAGTCAGAGaatgttaaattttaaattctaagaCTTCAGATCCCCTAAGATTTCAATTATTGAAAGCTTCTGTTAGTTGATTCTCAATAACATATGAATATCAATATTACCATCTCCTTATATATCCTCCTTTCACAATTTTTTagtataaataaatttcttGGGTTATGAAAGTTTAAGggaattttttgaattttatccATTGACAACGTTTATATTAATGTATTTTAACATCTTGAAGGGCGCTTCTCTGTTCAGATGGAAAATCTCGGTTTGCAGCCATCCTGCCATTCATATAATGGCATTATTAAAGCAGTTGCTTCCCATGGAAGTCTTGGGGATGCCATAGAAGTGGTGAGTTCAGCGACAATCATTATGTCCAGAATCActtgtttttattatattttttcttaatttattctTTGAGCAGACTGCTATCTGTGGGAGTTCTGTCCAGAAATTTTGATCACTTAAGTTTAGGTCAAATAGAACCTCAAATCATGTCCAATTGGAATCTGATGCGAGATCTAGTTTGTCAGTTATATGGTCTCGTGATTGCGGATACTCAAGTTAATTACTGAAAATTTTTCTTGGCCTTATATTATTTTCGTTTAATATGCAGTTGAAAAAAATGCAGCAGAAGAATTTGAAGCCAAATGATTCAACTTTAGCAACACTTTCAATCACATGCAGCAAAACACAACAGTTAGATTTAGCTGAGGCTTTTCTGAATCAGATTTCCGAATGTCTATATCCACATCCTTATAATGCTTTACTAGCATCATGCAATGAATTGGTGAGCACAAATATGAAATTTCAAACAGAATTCCCATATACCATTTTATTGTCTGTAAGACTGTAATTAGTTTACCTAAAGTCCTAACTATATTCTTTAATAAGACTTTTCAAAAATAGCTAATTCGGGTGTTATATGTTGAGTGAGAGGAAGGGTCGGTAAAACCCTAAAATATGTGACTGAGTCAGTCCAATACATGTACTTTCATATCCTATTTAAAGTTTTGAATAATTTGCTTGTAAAATAGGAGGTGATGTACGATAGTACCGTAATTATTAAATGTACATAAAAATGAAATGAGGAAACTTCATAATCCtgaacaaattttttttctaacacaGTTAATAAAACAAGATCCTTCAAACAATGGGTGTTTTATTTTTACCATTATGAGCTTTGTTACTGTTTGGTTTGGACTTGTGGCAATGTGATGTGAAGTTATTTATTTCATCAATGGGCTGTTGAGCACCAATTAAGATGAGCAACTGAATTTATACATGCACATTTTGTTTATCTGATAAATTTGCAGAATCAACCTGAACGTGCTGTGCAAGTGTTTGCCAAGATGAAGCAGAAAAAAGTTTTGCCTAATATCAGGACTTGTGAGCTTCTATTTTCGTTATTTGGTGTTGTAAATGCCCCTTATGAAGACAGTAATATACTGTCACAGGTGGATGCTGCTAAAAGAATAAATGCTATAGAAAAATATATGGCCACAAATGGCATTCAGCACAGTCATCTTTCAATAAAAAACATAGTAAGTTTCATTGATATCTCCTTTTTCACATATCTGGAGGGTTTTTCTTCTGTTCAAATCTATGAATAACTTGTATATGTGATTGAGAAAATGAGGAGGGATTCAACTCAGTGGTCAGTAACATGTTCTGGGGTGCAattaatgttaaaattaaaaaggtttTGTACTAGAATATGGATTTGTTAGTCCCTCTGTGTATCATAACCATGCCAATCCGTTTTACCTGTTCTATTTAGTAATTAAGAAAGTTGAAAATCACAGGATTCAAGCTGTCTGAATGAAATGAAGAAATGTTTTAGGTGTTATTTGTGATCAGAAGGGCAGCAAATACTGAAATGCCACATGCTTTGTAGTGCTGATTAATGGCCAGCAAATACGAGAATACTAGATATGGAAGATTTGAACTTAGTATTACTAGAATACCTCGAGGAAAAAACAACAGAATTTTTGCCTTAAATGGTGtatcaaagaaataaaaagagtTCCTGTGATTACACTACCCTTTAAACAGATGTGTAGGAAATTAAAGGATGAATCTTTTAGTGAAATCATTAAGACCTATATGCAGATGAACTTTTAAAAGAAGTGTTTTTGGTAAAAGTGATGGTGTCACCCAATCCATGAATCCAACCTCATTTAATAGGGAAA from Phaseolus vulgaris cultivar G19833 chromosome 1, P. vulgaris v2.0, whole genome shotgun sequence carries:
- the LOC137816284 gene encoding pentatricopeptide repeat-containing protein At1g76280 isoform X1, with product MHMHRFRARVFLRSISLCKSKWHQHHGAQFLFSQNRTSTTGPKFMEFAAEPSMQLQVLKALCSGQRKKASDLLLDFGSRTQSLTADDFLHIFKFCARSPDPVFVMEIWRFMELKGVRMNDTCSSLMMQALCKGGYLEEAFDIMDFLGGSQCLYPVLPLYNSLLGSCSKMQSLILANKCLDLMEKKMVGKSEVTYTELLKLAVLLKDLPAAHLVWQEYVKNYSMSIIALRRFIWSFTRLGDLESACKTLQQMVSLAVRGNISIAKTVYGKLYSTRMDIPVPSNKGLGLTISDFKEIKKLDSCMSAELDGLNGEEHSLLVKALRWSFNDIIHGCANQKNYILARKLILQMENLGLQPSCHSYNGIIKAVASHGSLGDAIEVLKKMQQKNLKPNDSTLATLSITCSKTQQLDLAEAFLNQISECLYPHPYNALLASCNELNQPERAVQVFAKMKQKKVLPNIRTCELLFSLFGVVNAPYEDSNILSQVDAAKRINAIEKYMATNGIQHSHLSIKNIVRALGEEGMIREMIQYLHVAENLFIYRNPSLGTHIYNTVLHYLVKAKESDLAIAIFKKMKLCGCDPDSETYNIMINCCTILKSYRSACLLISTMIRKGFCPVICTYTAIIKILLEDENFDEALNLLKQVILDGIQPDILLYNTVLKQACYKGRIDVIELIVEGMRREKVPPDPRTCGYVFSAYVDSGFHNTAIEALQVLSLRMMSEDGNLLGEKKKIVNEFILSEDLASESRILKLFEDSEDEFAVGLLNLRWCAIAGFPICESADQSLWARRLEGKRL
- the LOC137816284 gene encoding pentatricopeptide repeat-containing protein At1g76280 isoform X3, with translation MHMHRFRARVFLRSISLCKSKWHQHHGAQFLFSQNRTSTTGPKFMEFAAEPSMQLQVLKALCSGQRKKASDLLLDFGSRTQSLTADDFLHIFKFCARSPDPVFVMEIWRFMELKGVRMNDTCSSLMMQALCKGGYLEEAFDIMDFLGGSQCLYPVLPLYNSLLGSCSKMQSLILANKCLDLMEKKMVGKSEVTYTELLKMENLGLQPSCHSYNGIIKAVASHGSLGDAIEVLKKMQQKNLKPNDSTLATLSITCSKTQQLDLAEAFLNQISECLYPHPYNALLASCNELNQPERAVQVFAKMKQKKVLPNIRTCELLFSLFGVVNAPYEDSNILSQVDAAKRINAIEKYMATNGIQHSHLSIKNIVRALGEEGMIREMIQYLHVAENLFIYRNPSLGTHIYNTVLHYLVKAKESDLAIAIFKKMKLCGCDPDSETYNIMINCCTILKSYRSACLLISTMIRKGFCPVICTYTAIIKILLEDENFDEALNLLKQVILDGIQPDILLYNTVLKQACYKGRIDVIELIVEGMRREKVPPDPRTCGYVFSAYVDSGFHNTAIEALQVLSLRMMSEDGNLLGEKKKIVNEFILSEDLASESRILKLFEDSEDEFAVGLLNLRWCAIAGFPICESADQSLWARRLEGKRL
- the LOC137816284 gene encoding pentatricopeptide repeat-containing protein At1g76280 isoform X2, which encodes MEFAAEPSMQLQVLKALCSGQRKKASDLLLDFGSRTQSLTADDFLHIFKFCARSPDPVFVMEIWRFMELKGVRMNDTCSSLMMQALCKGGYLEEAFDIMDFLGGSQCLYPVLPLYNSLLGSCSKMQSLILANKCLDLMEKKMVGKSEVTYTELLKLAVLLKDLPAAHLVWQEYVKNYSMSIIALRRFIWSFTRLGDLESACKTLQQMVSLAVRGNISIAKTVYGKLYSTRMDIPVPSNKGLGLTISDFKEIKKLDSCMSAELDGLNGEEHSLLVKALRWSFNDIIHGCANQKNYILARKLILQMENLGLQPSCHSYNGIIKAVASHGSLGDAIEVLKKMQQKNLKPNDSTLATLSITCSKTQQLDLAEAFLNQISECLYPHPYNALLASCNELNQPERAVQVFAKMKQKKVLPNIRTCELLFSLFGVVNAPYEDSNILSQVDAAKRINAIEKYMATNGIQHSHLSIKNIVRALGEEGMIREMIQYLHVAENLFIYRNPSLGTHIYNTVLHYLVKAKESDLAIAIFKKMKLCGCDPDSETYNIMINCCTILKSYRSACLLISTMIRKGFCPVICTYTAIIKILLEDENFDEALNLLKQVILDGIQPDILLYNTVLKQACYKGRIDVIELIVEGMRREKVPPDPRTCGYVFSAYVDSGFHNTAIEALQVLSLRMMSEDGNLLGEKKKIVNEFILSEDLASESRILKLFEDSEDEFAVGLLNLRWCAIAGFPICESADQSLWARRLEGKRL